Proteins from a genomic interval of Rosa chinensis cultivar Old Blush chromosome 2, RchiOBHm-V2, whole genome shotgun sequence:
- the LOC112185259 gene encoding uncharacterized protein LOC112185259, with amino-acid sequence MIEQGPLELQGEVVAVLKAMRSFYFVFCLLLMHKLMKITEVLCQTLQQKSLDFVHAMKFVGHTKSFLQEMREKGWDDLVRNVETFCEKHDIDMSDMNARYKDGTGHRCQQRDFITIEHHYHIDVFNALIDFQLSELNRRFSAQTSELLILSSNLDPRDNFRNFKTEDTCNLAKKFYPEDFVDSEMFALELECAYYEKDMRSDPKFQNLESISDLCRMLVQTRKLEFFSMLYRLICLVLTIHVSTATTERAFSAMNIIKNRLRNKMEDEFLGDCMVLHTEKEYAESIDNESVIKEFEACGTRRVRFS; translated from the coding sequence ATGATTGAGCAAGGACCCTTAGAATTGCAAGGAGAAGTTGTGGCTGTTCTTAAAGCTATGAggtctttttattttgtgttctgCTTGCTTCTAATGCACAAATTGATGAAAATTACTGAAGTTCTTTGTCAGACATTGCAGCAAAAATCTCTTGACTTCGTACATGCTATGAAATTTGTTGGACATACAAAATCCTTTCTTCAAGAGATGAGAGAAAAAGGCTGGGATGACTTGGTAAGAAATGTTGAAACTTTTTGTGAAAAGCATGATATTGATATGTCTGATATGAATGCTCGTTATAAGGATGGTACAGGTCATCGTTGCCAACAAAGAGATTTCATTACAATTGAGCATCATTACCATATAGATGTCTTCAATGCTTTAATTGATTTTCAGTTGAGTGAGTTGAATAGAAGATTCTCAGCCCAAACATCTGAACTTCTTATACTTAGCTCAAACTTGGATCCTCGTGATAACTTCAGAAATTTTAAAACTGAAGATACATGCAATCTTGCAAAGAAGTTTTATCCTGAAGATTTTGTTGATAGTGAAATGTTTGCTCTAGAATTAGAGTGTGCATATTACGAGAAAGATATGCGTAGTGATCCAAAGTTCCAGAATTTGGAATCCATTTCTGATTTGTGTAGAATGTTGGTTCAAACAAGGAAGTTAGAATTTTTTTCTATGCTTTATAGATTGATTTGTCTAGTTCTGACTATTCATGTTTCTACAGCGACCACTGAAAGAGCTTTTTCAGCTATGAACATCATTAAGAATAGACTTAGAAACAAGATGGAAGATGAGTTTCTTGGTGATTGTATGGTCCTTCATACTGAGAAGGAATATGCTGAATCTATTGACAATGAATCGGTGATCAAAGAGTTTGAAGCTTGTGGAACTCGTAGAGTTAGATTTAGTTAG
- the LOC112185260 gene encoding zinc finger MYM-type protein 1-like, whose protein sequence is MLNQEPKPKRSKFIDSWFKRTNVESSSSNVVSEPSISSPNIDVESQPSIPKPQNNINGLEHDPGLRCAIWKYPVNERDSIRKAYVLLGPFQPELEFPFTEQGSQQLRFQSSWFKDNPWLEYSISLDRAYCFPCFLFDTEDSHYPAFTVDGFKAWKRVCGGDNVLTKHVGGLNSPHHAAMQKWDLLRNPTKKIETVFQSKCSKDIEDNRLRLKASIESVRLLANQGAPFRGHDETKNSLNAGYFREVIKSFSRMSVEVERVVLGNAPGNAKYICPSIQKQLLNILGNKVRNKIREEVGDSKYCILVDKAVDTSSKEQMTIILRFVDCQGIIRERFFKTVSVPNTTSQTLKDEISKVLTMYNLQVRNMHGQGYDGASNMRGIYNGLQALFLQECPYAYYVHCFTHRLQLTLNATAKGGYEI, encoded by the coding sequence ATGTTAAATCAGGAGCCAAAACCGAAGCGATCAAAATTCATTGACTCATGGTTTAAAAGAACAAATGTTGAGTCTTCAAGTTCAAATGTGGTTTCTGAACCTTCCATATCCTCTCCAAATATTGATGTTGAATCTCAACCTTCCATTCCTAAACCACAAAATAATATCAACGGTCTTGAACATGATCCTGGATTACGTTGTGCCATATGGAAATATCCAGTGAATGAGCGTGATAGTATTCGAAAAGCCTATGTTTTGTTGGGTCCATTTCAACCTGAGTTAGAATTTCCATTCACTGAACAAGGGAGTCAACAACTTAGATTTCAGTCTTCTTGGTTCAAGGATAATCCATGGCTTGAATATTCAATTTCTCTTGATAGGGCGTATTGCTTCCCTTGTTTTCTATTTGACACTGAAGATTCTCACTATCCAGCATTCACCGTTGATGGGTTTAAGGCTTGGAAGAGGGTTTGTGGTGGTGATAATGTGTTGACGAAGCATGTAGGAGGCCTTAATTCTCCCCATCATGCTGCAATGCAAAAATGGGATTTATTAAGAAATCCTACCAAGAAAATTGAAACAGTTTTTCAGTCAAAATGTAGTAAGGATATAGAGGACAATCGATTGAGGCTTAAGGCTTCAATAGAAAGTGTAAGATTGCTAGCTAATCAGGGAGCTCCTTTTAGAGGCCATGATGAAACTAAAAACTCATTGAATGCAGGATATTTTAGAGAAGTCATAAAATCTTTTTCAAGAATGAGTGTAGAGGTTGAGAGAGTTGTTTTGGGAAATGCTCCCGGAAATGCCAAGTACATTTGTCCATCAATTCAAAAGCAACTTCTAAATATTCTTGGTAATAAAGTGAGGAACAAGATACGTGAAGAAGTTGGAGATTCTAAATATTGTATTCTTGTTGATAAAGCAGTAGATACATCTAGTAAGGAACAAATGACCATTATTTTGAGGTTTGTTGATTGCCAAGGTATTATTCGAGAACGATTTTTTAAGACTGTGAGTGTTCCTAACACTACCTCACAAACTCTTAAAGATGAGATTTCTAAAGTACTTACCATGTACAATCTTCAAGTGAGAAATATGCATGGTCAAGGATATGATGGTGCTAGCAATATGAGAGGTATTTATAATGGGTTACAAGCACTGTTTCTTCAAGAGTGTCCTTATGCTTATTATGTGCATTGTTTTACTCACCGCTTGCAATTGACATTGAATGCTACAGCTAAAGGGGGATATGAGATTTGA
- the LOC112188837 gene encoding gibberellin-regulated protein 14 — protein MALKAFLLLLATVLFAITTASSHDLHEELKIKAAYVQSQAPPPLPIVKAPAPPPLVTKPPIVPVPPVVRPPTYAPPPKVIKAPPPAPPVAPVPPVKPPTYAPPPKVVKAPPPAPPLPKPPVPAPPVKPPTYAPPLPPVKSKKDCVPLCEQRCALHSRKRTCMRACMTCCDRCKCVPPGTSGNRERCGKCYTEMTTHGNRSKCP, from the exons ATGGCTCTCAAAGCCTTCCTCCTACTCTTGGCCACCGTTCTCTTTGCTATCACAACG GCTTCATCTCATGATCTCCATGAGGAACTCAAGATAAAG GCGGCTTATGTCCAAAGCCAAGCACCACCACCACTTCCAATCGTCAAAGCTCCGGCTCCACCACCTCTAGTGACCAAGCCACCCATAGTTCCTGTGCCTCCAGTGGTGAGGCCACCTACTTATGCTCCACCGCCAAAAGTGATCAAGGCACCCCCTCCAGCACCACCTGTAGCTCCTGTGCCTCCAGTGAAGCCACCTACTTATGCTCCACCACCAAAAGTGGTCAAGGCACCCCCTCCAGCTCCACCTCTACCCAAGCCACCAGTTCCTGCGCCTCCAGTGAAGCCTCCCACCTATGCTCCACCACTTCCCCCAGTCAAATCCAAAAAGG ATTGCGTTCCATTGTGTGAACAAAGGTGCGCTTTGCATTCGAGGAAGAGGACGTGCATGAGGGCTTGCATGACATGCTGTGACCGCTGCAAATGCGTGCCCCCGGGAACTTCCGGCAACCGGGAAAGATGCGGCAAGTGCTACACTGAGATGACCACCCACGGCAACAGATCCAAGTGCCCTTAG
- the LOC112187047 gene encoding uncharacterized protein LOC112187047, whose translation MAFRTLLFLFVAILLVSTMISAYEFEDEKVKQPKVPTSGDVQIPPLSEHEVHDDGKSHFKDWHESSDDAGSFVGNGLGRKYMYHSNYEEGASEGVSDIFHDEPLS comes from the exons ATGGCTTTTAGAACTCTGCTCTTTCTGTTTGTTGCCATTCTCTTAGTTAGTACAATG ATTTCAGCTTATGAATTTGAAGACGAAAAAGTCAAGCAGCCGAAG GTACCAACTTCTGGCGATGTGCAAATTCCACCACTTTCAGAACATGAG GTTCACGATGACGGGAAATCACATTTCAAAGATTGGCATGAATCATCGGATGATGCTGGCTCGTTTGTTGGGAATGGGCTTGGGAGGAAGTACATGTACCACTCGAATTATGAG GAAGGTGCCAGCGAAGGCGTCTCCGATATATTTCATGACGAACCATTATCTTAA